ACTAGGTGAGATATTCAAAACATAAGatatggagaaaaaaaatgagcaattaattaatttctaCAGATAAACCACTGCATAATTGTTCACTCAACGCTACTGCTATTAGGGCAGAGGTAGCAAGTCTAAAGTCGGACTTTAATCGGCGCTTAAAGAGAGCTCTGTTTGCGTCATCTGGAAGTGCATATTTGTGCGGCATTGCACCTGTGATATTTGTTCCTCCACATTTGCACTTTGACATAACATGGGTTGTACAGCATATTGTTCTGATTTGGCTTGGTAGATTAGGCGCTCACTTCACACAGGCGTATCCCGTTAGGTAAgattgaaaaaataacgattCCTACTCCTTTACTTGAATTTCATTAGAACAACTCATCTTCAACGTTTTTTGCTTTAGGTACTGCGACGTTCTGCACAGAGCAGCACTACACTTGGGGAAATGGTCAAAAGTCGACGGTAAGAGTAATCACTTACCGGCACAATCGTGGAACGACGCTGTTTTATGGCCTCATGGTTCTTTAGTAAGGCACAACAAAGAGCTCTATCGTTCCGAGGGTCTCTGTACCGCTGCTGAACCAGGAAACTCGAGTCACtatcgattttacgtgcgTCTGATTTGACAAAGCTACTACTACTAATACCTGCTACGCTCCCCATCAATACTACatgactctttttttttctcattcagGCGCTGTTTGGCAATCCCACGATTTTGCAGTGTTCTTTGCTAGGATTAGAACTGACTCTTGTCGCCGTACAAATGATGATACTCGTCCGAACAACAGAGTGGTATAGGGTACTGTCGATGAGTCTGTTGATCGTGACGAATTACTATACGCTCTTCAGGCTGACCAGGGACTATTTGGTGTGTTGGAAAGTTTACCGCGCAGAGCAGATAGTCCAGGAGAAGGCACAAATGGCACTGTCTGGCAATGCTCAATAAGTGCGAGGATGGAcgcgtcgcgcgcgatcgTGTGTTAGTGTGTGAAACAACCAAAGAGGTACAACGCTACGAGGAAAATATaagttcatttttattttcaccattacgttttttttcctttcataaaacaaataaaatcaacaattTTTAACAGTATCACCGCTAATgagttaaaattaatattgctAATATACACGATCCGAATACAGAAATTCCAATTCGACGATCTACACACTCTGATCTAAGTTTCCGCAAACAATATagcatatatatttatagttaATTGAATAAGTTGAGATCTCTAATAGAACATCGTATTGTGCTCGTCAATCGTTTCTCCCCCTGGAAACGTCAATTCCTTCGAAACAAAGGGACACTGAAAAAATAAGGGCGTACGCGGCGATGACTCGCGTCGCCGCATCTATATAGATCCGTTCTCTTATCTGTTCTTCCTTTCCAGTTGTACATGCTAGGgaaaatatatgtatgtatatacgatTGTGCCTTGTATTGTGGCGCAAAAAGTTGTTCTCATAAATTGACATCAAACTCGATACTCGTTCGTTCGCAAGTGCTCTTGCTGCTGTTCCTCTTGTTTGTTGTTCTTACTGTTATTCtctttgtttgtttgtttgtttttctatATTGTTGCGATATGCTGCTGCACGGTACAGTTGGCAGTTTTTATatgtcatataataatacgATAGTAATTATAGGTAATGCGAAATTCCAGcgggcgtgtgtgtgtgtgtgtggactGGGGATGCCTGATGTGCGTGTCGGAAATGAGAAAGAAATGTCGCCCCTTGAAGTTCCTTGTTTCGGCAAACGAGCCACAGCGCTTGGTTCCTCgaatttcttcttcttcatcgaCTTCCGGCCTCTTTCGTCGTCCTTTCCGTGATCGTCCTTCCCCCTAGACAGCCTGCGTGTCTTTGCGGGCTGTGAACGAGACGATCGATCGGATCCCTTTGACGGAGGTCTAAAAATACACGCGAAAGCGATAAATGTTGGATTAATCCTCGCGAGCGAGACCCGTGACCCGCCAGGGTATCAATCAACTTCTAAATAGATGTATAGGTACCTTCTTTTTCGAGACGTTGAGGAAGTCTTTGTACAGGTCGGAGCGCAGGTAGCGCGAGTACGAGTCGCTCTTCATCAGGTGATACACGTGCGCCTGTGGAAAAGTTCGCCGAGTTAGTAAACGACTGTCGAGTGTCACGCGACTATTGGAAAAGCCCGCCTCTGTTTTACGAGACAATCGAGACATAACGTTCCCGATGTTGTTATATAATGGGAGAACGAACCGCTGCGACGTCGTAGGACCATTGATCGGGCTTCTCGAGATTCTTCTTGGTCGCCTCGTAGGAGCGCGAGTCGACGTTGATGGGACAGCTGGCGTCGGGACTCAGGAATTCGTTCCAGATCTCCGTCACCTGCTCGCGCACTTCCTTCTGAGGTAACGTTTTGAGATGGTGCACCGCTTCCCAGAATCTAGACGGAACACGCGTTGtataattatgtataatttatttgtcTTTTCAGCGAGAGCTTACTTGAGGTTTTCCCCGCTGAACTCCTTGTCGAGAAAACGAATGAACTGATCCCTGCCAACGGGATCCGCCAAGAGTTCCTGGAGACTGAAAGCCCATCTCTTCACCCGCCTCGCCGAGACCTCTCTCCTGCGCAGCATTGAACAGAATCGAAGCTTATACAAAATGACGATGAAGCGTAATCAACGGTTAATCGAGAGAAACGGAACTCACGGTAATTTGTCCTGCTCCCACATCTCGAGATTATCCGACACCCAGGGATTCGGATACTCGGGCAGCGTGAAAAACGGGTCGTACTCCGCGTACTGCTCAAAGTAGCCGATCAACCTGCGTAAACGCAGATTCGTATTTTATCTCGATTCGCGCGATTCAATGTCGACATTTGATTGCAGGACTCACGCGTCGGCGACTTTGGAGACCTTGATGATGCGCCTATCCAATCTCTGTTTGAGCAGTTCGATCTCCCGTTTGAGCTCGCCTGCGCTGCGGTGGATCTGCTGGTTGGGTCGGCGATTAGCCGATGGCTGCGTCGCCGCGAACGCCGGTATCGACTTGCCCGCGTTGCGGCATACCTTCTTGATGTCCAGTTCCGTGGTATTGACGCAGCCGGGCTGCGGATAACAACAGCGATTGCACATTACGCAGTCTATACCATTATGCAAGGCTACGGCGGATCACGCGTTTTCCGATAAAAaattgacgcgcgcgcgaagcctAATTATAGATACTAGATCCGCGAGGCTAAAAATTTCCCCTCGAGCTCGTCGGTGTAAAAACAGCGGAGACTGACCATCGGACGGTGAACATCCCAGAAAGCTCGTTCCTGGCTGTCGAGGACCTTGCGCTCGAGTTTGTCCCTCTTCTTGTCGACCTTGTTCTGCGCCTCGGCCTGCATGAAGATGAACTCCCACTTTCTCGAGAAGAGCTTCTGCAGCCGGGCCAGGTAGTCCGACTCGTAGTCCGCAAGCTCGAGCCGCGTCTTGTGCTGCATCGTGCGCTTGCACAGGTAGACCGCTGCGGAACCGACAAACAGAGATATAGACCCACGTAAAGGGTGTCAAGGGTGCATTTTTCAGCTGttctgtgtgtgtttgtgtgtgtggggggggggggcgaggaTTTTCAAAGTCGAATGTATATGCGTGCACGCGTAGGGGAGGCGGAAGCGATTTGACGCGTTTAcggggaaaaagaaaaagcggtTTAGCTCGCGCGGCTGACTGCAGCCGAGCCGTTTCTACTTGCGCTCCAGAACTTTTCCCGATTTGTCATGCGAGGAGACACGAACCGTAATCGGTATTCTCGGGTTCCCAGCAGTTCGACGGCCAGAAGTACGGCGTCTGGAAGCGATAGAAGGTATTGTCGTTCTTCACGGCGAGACTGTGATCGTCGATCGGGAAGAAGTAGCCGTGCGCCGCCATCAGCTGTGCGACGTGTAGCGCCTCTGCGGAGAAGAAAACGAGAGTCGATCGGCTATGAAAATTGGGTACCTTCGAAGCGGAGATCGACGCGCGTACCTTGATCGTCGACGTCCATGTTCCTCATCATCCACGTGATGAGGTCCGTGCCGGTGAAAATGGACGGGATCTTGGTCATGAAGGTCTTGACCGTCTTGACTGGCACCCCCGACTCCTCGTCCAGCATTCTCTCGATTATCGATTCCATCTGGGCAATAAAGCAGGCGTGCACGCGAGTTGAGTAGACTCGATAATGCATGAATGCGAGAACTCCGGAAAGTCGAtctccgcgagcgcgcgagtttGAAAAATCTATAAATGTAAACTGCACGTGCGCTCGCGGAAGAGTCGAATAACCCACGCTGAATGCGCGCTTTGTTCGAACTTTCAGGGACTTTCACCCCGGTAAACATCAACAAAGCCAACGCTCGCTCGGCTCCCCCGGTATACGTACCTTCTTGTAGGTGAGATAGTTGGGCGAATCCTGGGCGACCGGCGCCGTGAGGGTCGCCGGGTGGGCCTGTGCGGTGAAGGCAAGCGAGGCCggcagctgctgcttcttctcaGTCTGATTGTCTCCATTGTTGTTGCAGGTGGCGAGCTTCTGGATGTCCCCGTCATCCTGCTGGCGGTCCCTATCGCTGCTCGAGGCCCCGGCTGCCGCAGGCGCCTGGCTCGACTTCTCGCCGCTCATCGCCGTTACCATGACCGATCTCTACTGAGATCCTCACCTCTCGCTGGCGCGACTCCGTTATTTAGCTCGTCGCCGCCGtagttgtcgtcgtcgtcatcgcaGCCAGGCTCTTCGTGCCTTCCCTCATTATCTCGGCGTCGCTCGACAGACAGAGCTAGTCGCGACGAGacggctcgctcgcgcgagttgGCTGCACGGCCAGAGGGAGCGAGGGATGATGCGCGCCACTGTGCATGTACTGTGTAGAAAAGCTCGCGGCCCCCTCGGCTCACTGGGTCAAGGCTGCAGCGGCCAACTTTACTCGCCCGAGCCCTCCGTAAACTCGAGCTCGAGCTTTCTTCTGCGCCTCGCGATATTCTCGCCTGTGTGCTCAAGCTGCAGCTCCGATCTAGCTTACGTGCGCTTGTTTATGCGTGTGCACTCGGACAGCTCCGCTACTGCTACACTGGCACTATCCACTACAGCaaagcgcagcagcagcagcagcgaggtATGAGTTCTCGGGCGACACTACGCGCACTACGGTCTCGGGGGGTGCCTCGCGCGAAATCCACCAAACTCCCTGTGCGGCTGCGCGGCTGATCTTATTCCGTcctcgcgcgtatatataacACGTGCAGCCGTGGGGGGTTGCGCTGAGTGGCTCGAGCTCGATCGACTTTGTCgctgagggagagagcgagaggatgTGCAGGTGGCCTTTTTTTCACTGCTCCAGCTCTGCTTATACCCACTGCGctttcggctgctgctgctgctgctggataAGTTTTTTGAGATTCGGAGGCTGGCTCCTTTTCTTCAAGAGCGTCTTTCGTATGTCGAGAAAAGCTTGGCGCgctttttaaaaagttgttCACGCTCTCGAGGCTGGATCGATACGAGCAGCGCTGTATcattatgaattttaattgctTTGATTACGGCCGAGAGCGGTGAAAAACGTATGGCGCGCCGCTCGCGTGCGAGCGTAATTGATGCATGCCCTGCACTTGCATCTCCCCCTTCTGCGCTTAAATTTCCACCTCGCATAACTTCTTTATAAAGTTtcacagtgtgtgtgtgtgtgtcgagtttgaaattttcatgacCTGTTGCAGCTCTCAGCCGCGCCAGCTTTCTTTCAGCTCGCATCAAAGGCCCGACGAGGTCAGAACTGCGCAGCCTTTTGTATTATGTAGCGACGCGcgtatataagaaaaaataaatgacgTTTCAAGCGAAACaacgaaacttttttcaatttgaacACGGCTAAAGAGtaacaattttcaataaagacTTTTTATAGTCGTGCTTATTTATATTCtcaaaaaatcacaaaagtcGAAACGGTACACACTTTCTTACACTAATAAACTATATATTCAAAGTACTCGTGCTTTCTTAAATTAGTTTGCTTCTTATAGACTTCGTTTGATTGATAACTGAAAAATAAACAAGGTGAAATCGCCAATTCGAACAACACAGTGAGATTATAGGGAAGATCTGTACTGACCAGTGGGCTTGGACGATGGACTGAAGACTTTCCGCAACTCGCGCACCGGCTTTATTGGCGATTTCGATTTAGCCGCTACGCCAACCGATCTTCTTTTGGAAATCGCCGACTGTCCTTTGGGGGAATTCCTGTGAAGAGTAGACTTTCGGTTGGTGATGAAATAGTAGGCCCTCGTCGTATTTCGAAGTCTGCTCGAGTTGATCAGCTTGGTAGAGTTATTGGCACCTGCCGACGCATTAGACTCGATTTCGCTAGCCGAATGACTTCTCGAGCGCTGGGAATAGTTAGTTTCCGAGGACTCGGGCGGGTACTCGGAGCACGACGACGCTCTCAACGAGCGGCTGCCGTTTTTGCTCGCAGGCGAAGCGATCGACCTTCGGACCGGCGTGATGACCAACTTCGGCACGGAGATAATCTTGTAGCTTGGGCTTCTCGAATGAAACCGAGTTTTCATCAACTTTGGTGCGAtcctggtgctgctgctgcagactCTTGACGAGGAACTCGACAACTTCGGTATGAATGACTTTTTCGCGCAACTGGATGTTCTCGACGTTTGATTGTTCCGGGATTCTTCGGCGCTTCTGCTCTTGTTCTCGAAAAACTCCTTCATTCTCGCTACCCGTCTGGCGGGCTTCCATTCGACCGGCGAATTAACCCCTTTCTTGCTCTTAGCCTTggctgctttctctctcgccgcaGGTTCTTCGCTGGCAAAGCTGAGCTTTCTTTTACTGTCCTTGCAGTGTTCActatttttcgaaatatttcttTTGAAAACACTGAAATCTTCACTGATGTCCTGATCCAAATTCGGAGTCGATTGAGCCTCGCTTCTTATATTGTTAAAATCGTCCACTATCTGAGCCAG
The sequence above is a segment of the Nasonia vitripennis strain AsymCx chromosome 3, Nvit_psr_1.1, whole genome shotgun sequence genome. Coding sequences within it:
- the LOC100121810 gene encoding regulator of G-protein signaling 7 isoform X1, whose protein sequence is MVTAMSGEKSSQAPAAAGASSSDRDRQQDDGDIQKLATCNNNGDNQTEKKQQLPASLAFTAQAHPATLTAPVAQDSPNYLTYKKMESIIERMLDEESGVPVKTVKTFMTKIPSIFTGTDLITWMMRNMDVDDQEALHVAQLMAAHGYFFPIDDHSLAVKNDNTFYRFQTPYFWPSNCWEPENTDYAVYLCKRTMQHKTRLELADYESDYLARLQKLFSRKWEFIFMQAEAQNKVDKKRDKLERKVLDSQERAFWDVHRPMPGCVNTTELDIKKVCRNAGKSIPAFAATQPSANRRPNQQIHRSAGELKREIELLKQRLDRRIIKVSKVADALIGYFEQYAEYDPFFTLPEYPNPWVSDNLEMWEQDKLPREVSARRVKRWAFSLQELLADPVGRDQFIRFLDKEFSGENLKFWEAVHHLKTLPQKEVREQVTEIWNEFLSPDASCPINVDSRSYEATKKNLEKPDQWSYDVAAAHVYHLMKSDSYSRYLRSDLYKDFLNVSKKKTSVKGIRSIVSFTARKDTQAV
- the LOC100121810 gene encoding uncharacterized protein LOC100121810 isoform X2 produces the protein MADPQRNRLNSIVITGSDMNHRTFGEEELWNSLQSTVLAGNLTMNDALDVKNVEQIKDLTTVDEESLSEDKGDRTQYEDILNMNICAIGSDDEAFFDCPSYSPRYSPRKLKSPTLGASFKYSPKYSPMKSKLSPSSANYGNFLTTDSASEIKETSTSDGGLDERTGFLLAQIVDDFNNIRSEAQSTPNLDQDISEDFSVFKRNISKNSEHCKDSKRKLSFASEEPAAREKAAKAKSKKGVNSPVEWKPARRVARMKEFFENKSRSAEESRNNQTSRTSSCAKKSFIPKLSSSSSRVCSSSTRIAPKLMKTRFHSRSPSYKIISVPKLVITPVRRSIASPASKNGSRSLRASSCSEYPPESSETNYSQRSRSHSASEIESNASAGANNSTKLINSSRLRNTTRAYYFITNRKSTLHRNSPKGQSAISKRRSVGVAAKSKSPIKPVRELRKVFSPSSKPTVINQTKSIRSKLI
- the LOC100121793 gene encoding transmembrane protein 39A — translated: MAGGRRCPGGRSAASTRIQVGTANHSVSGTNYINSGVCNVEEKKHFGEHMSIGRTLAPKHVPIPTIPVDGQLLFEAMSLATSLVAASLQLLNLYKTVWWLPQSYNEYSMNFYLMDPYLLIFIITMVARQFVYALLCKSMDVTTPPRWLPFAQRVMRILLLIVILGILFWCLYYMTERHNSIKVFYLCYPIISVYFLMFGASIGPFFDISTAPLYVKEDRKTKFLLDKPLHNCSLNATAIRAEVASLKSDFNRRLKRALFASSGSAYLCGIAPVIFVPPHLHFDITWVVQHIVLIWLGRLGAHFTQAYPVRYCDVLHRAALHLGKWSKVDGKSNHLPAQSWNDAVLWPHGSLVRHNKELYRSEGLCTAAEPGNSSHYRFYALFGNPTILQCSLLGLELTLVAVQMMILVRTTEWYRVLSMSLLIVTNYYTLFRLTRDYLVCWKVYRAEQIVQEKAQMALSGNAQ